One segment of Erigeron canadensis isolate Cc75 chromosome 2, C_canadensis_v1, whole genome shotgun sequence DNA contains the following:
- the LOC122590210 gene encoding uncharacterized protein LOC122590210 gives MKDHFVLLVDRLLTESSIEDVIKSQNDRMHDPGNSENDEEMASHRMDLTLLPKKLAQCRICHDEDEDLNMETPCACCGSLKYAHRKCVQRWCNEKGNTVCEICLQSFKPDYTSPPPLYQCDGIPTDFRGNWEISRTDLHNLRFSAMVSATHDEPDFDEYTTPSSTSLICCRVVAILFMTLLVLRHTLPIVVNGTGGYTITVFTLIMLRFISVLLPVYIIVRAFAIVQRRQQPQNLGYIPSEEQNNLAQSPTYLPLVHIH, from the exons ATGAAGGATCATTTCGTGTTGCTGGTTGATCGTTTGCTCACTGAATCCTCAATCGAGGATGTCATTAAGAGCCAAAATGATAGAATGCATGATCCGGGGAATTCAGAAAATGATGAGGAAATGGCTTCTCACAGGATGGATCTCACATTATTGCCAAAGAAACTTGCACAATGCAGGATCTGccatgatgaagatgaagacttGAACATGGAGACTCCGTGTGCTTGTTGTGGCAGCTTAAAG TATGCACATCGCAAATGTGTTCAACGCTGGTGCAACGAGAAGGGAAACACCGTATGTGAGATTTGCCTCCAG TCATTCAAGCCTGATTATACGTCACCACCTCCGTTATATCAATGTGATGGCATTCCGACAGATTTCAG GGGAAATTGGGAGATTTCTCGTACAGATCTCCACAATTTGCGGTTTTCAGCAATGGTTTCTGCTACTCATGATGAGCCCGACTTTGATGAGTATACAACTCCTAGTTCAACAAGCTTGATTTGTTGTCGTGTGGTTGCTATACTT tTTATGACTCTTCTCGTGTTGCGCCATACTTTACCAATTGTTGTCAATGGCACAGGGGGATACACTATTACAGTGTTCACG TTGATCATGTTAAGATTCATCAGTGTTCTACTCCCAGTATACATCATAGTTAGAGCTTTTGCTATTGTTCAACGTCGCCAGCAACCACAG AATCTTGGGTACATCCCTTCAGAAGAACAGAACAATCTTGCACAATCGCCTACTTATTTACCTCTTGTTCATATACATTGA